The following proteins are encoded in a genomic region of Bradyrhizobium sp. SK17:
- a CDS encoding DUF3617 family protein has protein sequence MTRQLALFGSAICLVLSTGAASAVDLPIRKPGLWEMKMLRTGGPMPEITMQHCTDETTDKEMSAAASPMAKEVCSKHDVQKTATGYVSDSVCSVAGMTVQGHSEIVGDFNSAYTVKSTSHSEGGAAGTRDTTMTIEAKWLGACKSDQKPGDIIMPGGMKMNVKDMEKLKGLLPKQK, from the coding sequence ATGACCCGACAGCTTGCCTTGTTTGGTTCGGCCATTTGCCTCGTCCTGTCCACCGGCGCCGCAAGCGCCGTCGACCTGCCGATCCGCAAACCGGGCCTGTGGGAAATGAAAATGCTGCGCACCGGCGGACCGATGCCGGAAATCACCATGCAGCACTGCACCGACGAGACCACCGACAAGGAAATGAGCGCGGCGGCCTCGCCGATGGCCAAGGAAGTCTGTTCCAAGCACGACGTCCAGAAGACCGCTACCGGCTATGTCAGCGATAGCGTGTGCAGCGTCGCGGGCATGACGGTGCAGGGGCACTCCGAGATCGTCGGCGATTTCAATTCCGCCTATACGGTCAAGAGCACCTCGCACTCCGAGGGCGGCGCGGCCGGGACCCGCGACACCACGATGACCATCGAGGCGAAGTGGCTCGGCGCCTGCAAGAGCGACCAGAAGCCGGGCGACATCATCATGCCCGGCGGCATGAAGATGAACGTCAAGGACATGGAAAAGCTGAAGGGCCTGCTGCCCAAGCAGAAATAG